From the genome of Trichosurus vulpecula isolate mTriVul1 chromosome 6, mTriVul1.pri, whole genome shotgun sequence:
CCTTATCGAGCATTGGGGTAATCTCTTCCTTTGTAAGTCACTTGGACATAGCAGGTGCCATATATTAATAAATGGTTGAATTGGATGGAAACCAAGTGACTTTCCAAGGCCAAGGAGCTCATTAGTGGCCTGCCATCGTCAGTGTTCTGCCATCATCACTGGCCTGCCATCATCAGTATCCTGCCATCGTCAGTGTCCTGCCATCGTCAGTGTCCTGCCATCGTCAGTGGCCTGTCATTGTCAGTATCCTGCCATCATCATTAGCCTGCCATCATCAGTGTCCTGCTATTGTCAGTGTCCTGCCATCATCATTAGCCTGTCATCATCAGCGTCCTGCCATCATCACTGGCCTGCCATCATCACTGGCCTGCCATCATCAGTATCCTGCCATCATCATTAGCCTGTCATCATCAGTGTCCTGCCATCGTCAGTGGCCTGTCATCATCAGTGTTCTGCCATCGTCATTGGCCTGCCATCGTCAGTATGTTGTCATCGTCATTGGCCTGTCATCATCAGTGTCCTGCCATTGTCAGTGGCCTGCCATCGTCAGTATCCTGCCATCATCATTAGCCTGTCATCATCAGCGTCCTGCCATCATCAGTGGCCTGTCATCGTCAGTGGCCTGTCATCATCAGTGTCCTGCCATTGTCAGTGGCCTGTCATTGTCAGTATCCTGTCATCGTCAGTGTCCTGCCATCATCATTGGCCTGCCATCGTCAGTGTCCTGCCATCATCAGTGTCCTGCCATCATCAGTATCCTGCCATCATCATTAGCCTGTCATCATCAGCGTCCTGCCATCATCAGTATCCTGTCATCGTCAGTGTCCTGCCATCATCATTGGCCTGCCATCTTCAGCATCCTGCCATCATCATTGGCCTGCCATCTTCAGCATCCTGCCATCATCAGTGGCCTGCCATCTGAAAACTTGGAGTTTTCCCTGTGGGGTCAGCATGGAGTTAATTCTCTCCTCTTGCAGATCAATGTCCCATTGGAGTGTGTATTTTCCCCCTACTCAGGTCAATGGCAGCCCCTCCACATGCTAGTCATAGATAGTCATTGTGAGTTGCTGAGACTAAAGAGAAAACATTCTTGGTGAGCAAGCTTCTCAGATCATTCATCAGCAATGTAGACAAGAGCCATTCCCAGAACAGGGTGCCCAGAGGCTGTGTGGAAAGTCCTtgggagcagggggaggggggggggcagcATCAGCATCAGCTTAAAAGTCCCCTTTGTTGGGCTTCCCAGACCATGAGGTGTCAGGTCATGCTGGGCCTGGGGGTGGTGACTCAGCAGAGGCCAGGCAAAGTCCAAAAATGAGAGTTCTCATGGTCACCTCCACAGCATATCCTCTTAGGGCCAGCTTTTCTGGAAGGATCTCTAAGCACACTACCTTAGAGAGAGATGAATGCCTTTGTTCTCTCTGAAAGGTGAGGAAGGGACCAGGAAATACTGTCCCACAGTGAAAAGGCCATGGCAGGAATAAACTGAAGGAGGAAAAACAGGCCGCTCTCCCCTTGGACCTCACCATCTCTCCAAACTCTATCGCCTCTATGATCTTTGATTCTGAAATACCCTCTTTGATCATAACCaaccaagcatttgttaagcaactgttgtgtgccaggtactatcctaggtgctggagatacaaagagataaTCAAAGTCCCCAAAATTTATtattctgttgtttttcagtcatggctgactcttcctgaccccatttggggttttcttggcaaagacactggagcaatttgccatttccttctccagctcatttgacagatgaggaaactgaggcaagcagggtgaagtgacttgcccagtaaactagtaaatgtcaagtacATCAAGCTACATAATGTAGCTCCCCCTCTTAGCACTCACAGGGCAGGCTAATTCTCTGGAGGGGGTGACTGCTACCTTTGATTCTAGGAGTAATTCAATTggtgactaatttttttttaaagtaacaagtgtatttttttctaattaaattttattttattttcagttttgaatgagctctcttccctctcccacccacttGAAAAGGCAAAACCCATTATAAAtacaaagtcatgcaaaataaattccctcgtTAGCCATGTTCcaaccaaaggaaaaaaggaaggcaggaaagaaaatatgctttaattttccctcagagtccatcagttgcCCATCTGgtggtggatagcatgtttcctcatgagtcctctggaactgatcagagttcttagtgtctttcaaagttggttaTCTTCATAACACGGTTGTTACTGTGTAGTTATTCTCCTTGGTCTGTTCactctctctgcatcagttcatgcaagtctgcccaggtttttctgaattcattcccttcatttcttacagcacaatactatcccaccacaatcatacaccacagcttgttcagccattccccaatggatgggcgtcccctcaatttccaattctttgccaccacaagagctgctagaaacattcttgtacgtgtgggtccttttcctctctcactgATCTCTTTGCGATGTAGCCCTCCCTAGTGTCGGCATTGCTAGGTCACAGAGCAGGCATggttttggagttccaaattgctctctagactGATGGGTCACAACACCAACTACCTGCTTTtaaccagcatttgtcattttccttttatttttttggtcaaCTTAGCCAAACTGTTgagtatgaggtggtatctcagagtgttttaaattataatttgcatttctctaattattagtgatttagagcattattttaAATGGCCATTTATCGagagcttggatttctttttttctgaaaataactTGTTGTCGTTGtcgttgagttgtgtctgactatcCCTGATCCCTTTCGGGcttttcttgacagagacacaagagtagtttgccatttccttctctagctcattttaaagataagaaaatggaggcaaacacgGTGAAGTGACTcaaccagggtcacccagctagtaagtgtctgaggctggatttgaactccggaagatgagtcttcctgattccaagcccagtgctccatctactctATTTATCAATGAGAATGATTCTTTTTAATTTGGCTCAGATCTATATACCTTAAagatgagatctttatcagagaaattcgcTGCAAAGATTTTTGATTGTGCCAAACTTTTCAAATTTATGTAATCCGAATTATCCCTTTTAGCTCCTGTGAGCCTCCCTAGCTTTTCTTtgttcatgaactcttcccctatccagaGATCTAACCCTAAATTTCTTCTATGCTTCTCtgtgatgtcaccctttatgtctatatTACATACCTATTTGGAGTTTCTTAGTGTgtggtgtgagatgctggtctgtATCTAGCTAATGCAaggctactttccagttttcccagcagcttttatTTAACGGTGAGTTCCTGCCCCAGTAGCTGGGACCTTTAGGCCTTTCAGTTAGAATACTGTGTGTATCATGCACCTAACCTGTTCCTTCAACGACTTCTCTATTTCTCACCGAGGACCAGATTGTTCTGATGATCACCGTGCTGTAGGGTAGTTGGAGATCTGCTACTGCTAGACAAGGGGTGGGGCTGGggcttccttccccctttttctctttgattctAAGGGTGACTACTAATGTTGCAGTTCACAAGCCCCCACTAGTGTGCTTCCTTATGGCAGAGTGATCACAGACAAAGGCAGTGCAGATAGATGCTTGTGTAGGGAAGACATGTTGCTAAGGCAGCTCACAACTCCAGAGTGGAAGGGCCTACACAGCCTTTGAGGACTAGGCACAGTGATGGACAGGATCCCTGTAGGACAGGGCATTTCAGTGAAGGGTGTAGTGCCTGCGCTGGAGGAGTCCATCTGCTACCAGGCAGGGCTGGGAAGGTCTGCCCAGGAGAGTGCCGGTCCAGTGGCAGCCCCAGCCTCCACTGTCTCCAGCTCAAGCTTGGCTGAGTGATACTGGGCTCTTTCAAATCGAGTAGAGACCCTTATCTGGAGACTGACAGAAGCCTCAGAGCTTCCACTGCGAGGTTTGTGGCTCCCAGATTGGGGAGAGGTGCCGTGCCACACTTCTTCCTGGTTCAGAGCTGGGTTCTCACCAGAATTTATGAGACCGGCCAGTTACATTTCCCAAATTTCCTGTTGGGTCTTATGCAAAATGGGGAGTTGGGACcaggaactgatgaagtctgtGCCCTGGGGGCAAGGTCATTGTCTCCGCTGGGCTGGCTTTTTCATGTTCGGTTGATTTACTGAAGCCTCAGAATCATTTCCTAGGTGTGGAATGCTTCAAGTATAAGAAAAGGGACTCAACATTGCCTCTCCTTGTCTCCGTAAAAGTCTAAGCAGGGCACACCCCTGCAACTGGGACCACACAATAGACGTAAGACAACGTGGGGAGGGTGTTAGATGCTAGCAGCTGGGGGGATCAGGGAAAGTGCCCCGTGCGGAAGGCGGCCTTTGAGCGAATTGAGGTGAGGAAGGAGCGtctttcaggcatgggggacagccagtgcaaaggcacgtGGACCGGGGGTGGAGAGTTCtgggggaggagcaggaagaCCAGTGTGGCGGGACCATCACATCCATCAAGCACTCTAATCTATCCTACTTGGCTCCTAAGTGGATCATTCTAAAGCTCATGTCTGATCACGTCACCCCCTACTCAAGAAAAcccaggggctccctatcacctccaggatcaaatacaaactctgtTTGGCGTTCATAGCCCGTCATGACCAGccacctcctccctttccagtcccCTTACACCTCACTCCCGGACAACATCCTCGGCAGTCAatgaccccccccccaccccaagtctcCCAGCTGTTCCTTTAACAAGACTCTCATCTCTGGGCTCCAGGCGTTTTCTCTGGCCTGCCCCCACGTCTGgtccactctccctcctcatgtctgcttcctggcttccctgataaagttccaccttcttcaagaaggctTCCCTCCCTGTCCTTGGCCTTCTCTCTTACTCCATCTCTCTAAGACTGTCCCCGGTTTAGATCCTCTGAATCTCTTTAGATCCTCTCTGAATCTGCACAACGGGCCCAAGACTGGGGTTCTGGCTTTTGAAAGAGTGGGGGTAAAACTCCAGAGAGAATAGAGGCGTCTGCGCACGGCCCGCCTCCTAGAGGCGGGGCTTTCCGAAGGCCACACCCCCTAGCGGGAGGTGCGTCGCTACGTCTCCCGGAGCCCGAATGCTGAGGTCACGTGACGAGGGCCAGCGACCGAGGCAGGACTGTTTTCTCACATGACacgcggggggggggggccttcTGTCACGTGACTCAGGGCGGTGCGAGGATAGGTTGGCTTCTCGCCCACGTGACGGAGGCGCCTTGCGTCGGCGGCGCACGATCCAATGAAAAGGCCAGGCGGGCCGGGGCCGGCACCGAGGCCCAGCGCGCGGGAAGGGAGCGGGCCCGCGGTGCTGGGGCCGGGCTGGCGGAGGTCGGACGGCGGGGGAGGGCCGGCCCGGCAACATGAAGTGCCTCGTGACGGGGGGAAATGTGCGGGGTGAGTGCGGGGCTAGGGCCGGGGTTGGAGTCGGAAGCCACGGCCTCCGCCCTCTgacccccctcccctcccgcaGTGCTGGGCAAGGCCGCGCACTCGCTGTCGCGCATCGGAGATGAGCTGTACCTGGAGCCGCTGGAGGACGGGGTGAGGGGGCGCGCCCGCGAGGAGGGGGGAACGGGTGGGCGCGCTGACCCCTGACCCCTGACCTCCACCCCCAGCTGTCGCTGCGCACGGTGAACGCGTCGCGCTCCGCCTTCGCGTGTTTCCTCTTCGCCCCGCTCTTCTTCCAGCACTACCAGGCGGCCCGGCCCCCGCAGGCGCAGCCACCGCGCTGCAAGGTCCTCATGAAGGTGGGGGCATGAGGCCGGACCCGGGTGGGGGCGcggaggtggggggcgggggcgcGCCCGCCGCCGCGCTGATGGCCGCGCCGTGCCCCCCCGCCAGTCCTTCCTGTCCGTGTTCCGCTCGCTGGTGGCGCTGGAGAAGACGGTGGAGCGCTGCTGCATCGCCCTGAGCTCCCAGAGCAACCGCCTGGTCATCCAGCTGCACTGCAAGCACGGTGGGGGCGGGGCCTCGAAGGGGCGGGGCCGGGTGGGGTGCCGTGGCCCCGCTGCCCACTCACGCCCCACTGCGTGCCTGTACCCTCCCCAGGTGTGACCAAGACCCACAACCTGTCCTTCCAGGAGTGCGAGTCCCTCCAGGCCATCTTTGACCCGGCCCAGTGTCCGCACGTGCTGCGCGCCCCAGCCCGGTGAGCTGGGGGCGGGGTGCGGGGGTCACAGACGTACGCGGGTGCTCacggtggggggcggggggcgcaGCACACACCTGAGGCACAGGTAGCTGCAgacaccccctccctcccccgtgggcggggtgggggtgggtcagGCAGAGGATGAATGACTTCCCCCTTTGGGCCAcctttcccatctgtgaaatgggtcaGCCATTCCTGCCGGGCAGTCCCTCTGACCCGCCACGAGTGGGCTTGGCTGAGTGGCCTCGCCCGTGTGCTCTGGGCAGGGTGTTGGTGGAGGCCGTGGCGCCCTTCTCCCCAGCGCTCTCAGAGGTGACGCTGGGTGTGAGCCGGGGCCGCCGGGTGGTCTTCCGGAGCTACCTGGAGGAGGACACAGGTGAGGAGGGGGCTCgggaagaggggcaggggaaGCGGGCCTCTCCCGGGGAGAGTTGGGGGGGCTGGGACAGAGGCTCGCTTTCTCCTCCGAGATGCTGCCAAGGCCATGATGACGGAGATGAGTCTGAGTGAGGACGAATTCCAGCAGCTGCAGGCCCAGGAGGGAGCGTCCATCACCTTCTGCCTCAAGGAGTTCCGGGTGAGGCCCTGCTCCCCTGCCACCCGTCGGACCCCCGAGCTTCCCCGAACCTGCCCCGCTCTGACGTCTGGATCTGCTCTTCCAGGGTCTCCTGAGTTTTGCGGAGTCTGCTAATCTGCCCCTCAACATCCACTTTGATCTTCCTGGCAGGTATTTTGGACTCTTCCCCGATCTGTCAGACAGGCCAGGATTGGGCCCTGCTCCTGGGCGGGAACCCCCCAGAGGTCAGGGAGAGACGGTGGGAGATAgattccccctgccccctcctgcTCTTGCCAAGTGGCCAAGGGTGGTTCTGGTCTGTCCCCACCAGGCCAGCCATCTTCACCATCGAGGATTCGCTGCTGGATGGTCATTTTGTCCTGGCTACACTCTCTGAGCCTGACCTCTGCTCTCAGGAGCCTAGTCTCGAAGGACAGGGGGCTCACAGGTGAGGCTCTCCTTGgcatttccctccccctcctcttgcctttccaatctggcttctccctctcctccttggtGGTGGCAAGACTTGTGGACACAGGACAGTTTCCTATGGCCTAGCCCTGGTTGGGCCTCCTGCCTCTAGGACCTGTCCTCTTCCACACTCACCCTGTGTTCAGTTAAGACCTGGGGTGCCTTTCagcccactctccccatccccagctcTGGGTCTTCCTCTCTCAGCACAACACACCTGGATGACTTTGCCAATGATGACATTGACTCTTACATGATTGCCATGGAAACTACTGTGTGTGAAGGGGCAGCAGTGGCCCCCCAGACCCCTTCCCCTGtgttggaggaagaggaggcagagccCAATGTGGTgcctgggacccctcccctaaaAAAGGTGAACACAAGGGAGGTGTGGGGAGGCAGGGTTGCCCAGCTTGGTGCGCAGCCTGTACTCAGTGTTGCTTTTCTCCCTGTTCCTAGTTCCGTTCCCTGTTCTTTGGCTCAGTATTGTCCCCGACAGAGCCCCCCTCTGAGCCCAACCCAGTACTAGCAGAAGACAGTGATGGGGAGGGCTGAATCTCAGCTCTTGGGGACACCAATTGCTGTGCCACCTTCTCAGGAGCAAAGTGGCGAGTTTGCTCCTCTGCCTGCCTGCTCTGAGCTGGAAAAGGCCTGAACTGTTTGGGGAGGGTGGCAGTCTCGATGGCAGAGAACTTGGCTGCTTCCACCCTGGGCCCTGGGGGGGACCTACAGCTGGGCTGGCTCTGGCCAGACCTCTTCCCTCAATAAAGACTCTTAATTCTGAagcacacatgtatcattactgGACAAAAGGCAGGCTCATGGGCCAGTGAGAATCCAGCTTTGACATTTATTCAAAAAAGACCAGATGAGGGCACAGAGCCTGATGTCCCCACAACCTTCTGGCCCGAGAGGCAGAGCAGCTGAGCCCAGATGGGACTCAAGCTTTCTTCCCTGCTCCAAGgggcctccctcttccctccccagctccccgggtgggggggatggggggagaacaGGTCAGGGCTAGAGGGAATTAGACTCTATTCGACtttgttttataaaagaaaattacacCAAGGTTTGGTGCTCCCTGCAACTAGAGGCCCCCTTGGGTGTCCGAGACCCCAAGAGGAGCCAGGATTTCTGTACAATCAGTCATGCCCATGACGGCTACTTCTTGGCCTTGGCGGAGTTGCGGGGTGGGGTGATGGGGCGGCCGCCAGGATTCAGGCCACTGAACTGCCCGTATTTGCCTTTGTTCTTGTCGGCTGGTTTAAGGATCTGTAGAGAGGATGGGGCTGGTCAGAGGGGCTGCCCTGGGGGGGCTGGTCCTGGAAATTCCCCTCCCTTCTGGCCCGGGGCTCACCCACCTGGAAAGAGCACATAAGGGTTTCATCCACACTCATCATGGCACCTGCATTGTCAAACTCGCCACAGTAGTTGGGGGCAGAGAAGAGGGTCACCAGCTGCCGCTTGGCAAAGAACTCATAACCATCTTCTACCACCTGGGCCAAAGGGAAGCCTGGTCAGCACTCCTCCCTCTGGGCCAGGCCAAGCTGTCCTGCCCCCCAGCCCCAATCCCTGACCTGGTGTGCTCGGCAGATGAGGTCCAGGTCATGCTTGTGAAGGAACTTGGCCACCACCTCAGCTCCAAAAGTAAAGGACACGCCTCGGTCATTCTCCCCCCAGCCCTGCACGTCTTTGTCAGGGTCTGACCACAGGAGGTCACACAGCAGCCCTTGGTCTGGCACGTCTGTGGGCCTCATGATGCGCCGGATCTGCTCCATGGACTGCAGGTCTGGGGACAATCCTGGGGAAGGCAGCCTCCTCTAAGCCCCTCAACCCCGACCCATCTGGTGACCCGGGAAGGGCAGTGCCCAGGCTGGGGTCACCAGTGCTTGGCCCTAAGGCTTGAGACCCTCCTACCCTCTGGAGGAAGTGGGCAGGTAGACCCGGGGTCACAGACACCCTCACCCTGAGCCTCACCTCCATGACAGCAAAAAATCTTCTCGTCCACAATGGCTGCGATGGGCAGGCAGTTGAAACAGTCTGTGAAGGTTTTCCACAGCTTTATGTTGTAGCGTCTCTTGCCTGTGGGGGCAAGGGGGCTCTGTGAGGACAGGCAGGGCCCGGATCCAGTCCCACTCTGCCCTTGTCCCCCAAGTTTCCGGACGAGAAGAGCGGCCAGGAGGGGGGAGGCGCATCACCCCCCCACTCACACTCATCGTAGAAGCCGTAGATCCGGTTGATGCTGGCGCACTCGTGGTTCCCTCGGAGAAGGAAAAAGTTCTCTGGGTATTTGATCTTGTAGGCCAGCAGCAAGCAGATGGTCTCCAGAGACTGCTTGCCCCGGTCCACATAGTCCCCCAGGAAGAGGTAGTTACTCTCGGGGGGAAAGCCCCCATACTCAAACAACCTGAGCAGGTCATAGTACTGGCCGTGGATGTCGCCTGCGCTGGGAGAGGAGTCCGTGATTGGGAAGGGCCAAAGACCCCCAACCCCCTATACAGACAGCCTGTGCACCGAAGCCCCCCACCCAAGGGCAGACCTGGGAGGGAGGCAAGGCTAGCTTCtgagcttgggggggggggcaggctgGCTCCATCCAACCCCCTCCCACGAAGGCAACTCTCCTGGACTCTGAGGGTGTGGTGGGTGCCCCCCCCTCCAGCCAATCACTGGCCCTGTCCTGTTAAGCTCTACTaggggtgtgggggggtgggggatgcaAAGTTCAGCAGAGACTTGGACCAAACCCCAAAAGGGCCTGGATGAGAAGCTGAGGAGGGAGGGGTCGCTGCTGCCTGAGGTGGGAGGCGCTCCCCCCAACCTGCACCGCTCAGGGCCTTTCCCTGACTCCCCACCTCCAGGGAAGCACCGGCCCAgactcatctcccacctccaggtcTTTGTAGAGGCCGTGTCCAGCCTGCTCGGtatttcctgcccctcccccagcccttttGGGAAGCTTTAACCCACTCCAATCAGCACTATCCGGGGGGGCTCCCGGAGGCCcagggcctgggttcagattctgtccCGAAGTTCGCCGCTTGAGGGGCCAGGGTCCCCGGTGGTCTCACCGCAGATCTTGAGGGGCGCCTCGAGCTCCAGGAGAATGGGCTGGCTCAGGAAGATCTCCCGAGACTTGAGGCACAGGCCGCGGATCTCGTTCTCCGTCAGCTGCACGTTCTTGCCGGGTCGGGAGCCCTGCACTGGACACAGGCCTCAGAGCCGGCCCGGGGACCCCCGCCCCCGCAGCCCCCCCAGCCCCCTCCCGCCGGCACTTCCGGCGAGGCCCCGGCCCCGCTTCCGgccgccccctccccccgcccccgcccgggCCTCCGGCCCCCGCCCGATACCTTCCAGCAGCCGCCCGATGATGGAGTCCAGGTTGAGCTTCTCGCTGTCGGACATGGCGGCGCCGCCCCGAGGGCCCCGGCTCCGTCCCTCCGGCCCGTccctgccgccgccg
Proteins encoded in this window:
- the RAD9A gene encoding cell cycle checkpoint control protein RAD9A isoform X2; translation: MKCLVTGGNVRVLGKAAHSLSRIGDELYLEPLEDGLSLRTVNASRSAFACFLFAPLFFQHYQAARPPQAQPPRCKVLMKSFLSVFRSLVALEKTVERCCIALSSQSNRLVIQLHCKHGVTKTHNLSFQECESLQAIFDPAQCPHVLRAPARVLVEAVAPFSPALSEVTLGVSRGRRVVFRSYLEEDTDAAKAMMTEMSLSEDEFQQLQAQEGASITFCLKEFRGLLSFAESANLPLNIHFDLPGRPAIFTIEDSLLDGHFVLATLSEPDLCSQEPSLEGQGAHSTTHLDDFANDDIDSYMIAMETTVCEGAAVAPQTPSPVLEEEEAEPNVVPGTPPLKKFRSLFFGSVLSPTEPPSEPNPVLAEDSDGEG
- the RAD9A gene encoding cell cycle checkpoint control protein RAD9A isoform X1, which translates into the protein MKCLVTGGNVRVLGKAAHSLSRIGDELYLEPLEDGLSLRTVNASRSAFACFLFAPLFFQHYQAARPPQAQPPRCKVLMKSFLSVFRSLVALEKTVERCCIALSSQSNRLVIQLHCKHGVTKTHNLSFQECESLQAIFDPAQCPHVLRAPARVLVEAVAPFSPALSEVTLGVSRGRRVVFRSYLEEDTDAAKAMMTEMSLSEDEFQQLQAQEGASITFCLKEFRGLLSFAESANLPLNIHFDLPGRPAIFTIEDSLLDGHFVLATLSEPDLCSQEPSLEGQGAHSSGSSSLSTTHLDDFANDDIDSYMIAMETTVCEGAAVAPQTPSPVLEEEEAEPNVVPGTPPLKKFRSLFFGSVLSPTEPPSEPNPVLAEDSDGEG
- the RAD9A gene encoding cell cycle checkpoint control protein RAD9A isoform X3, which produces MKCLVTGGNVRVLGKAAHSLSRIGDELYLEPLEDGLSLRTVNASRSAFACFLFAPLFFQHYQAARPPQAQPPRCKVLMKSFLSVFRSLVALEKTVERCCIALSSQSNRLVIQLHCKHGVTKTHNLSFQECESLQAIFDPAQCPHVLRAPARVLVEAVAPFSPALSEVTLGVSRGRRVVFRSYLEEDTDAAKAMMTEMSLSEDEFQQLQAQEGASITFCLKEFRGLLSFAESANLPLNIHFDLPGRPAIFTIEDSLLDGHFVLATLSEPDLCSQEPSLEGQGAHSSVPCSLAQYCPRQSPPLSPTQY
- the PPP1CA gene encoding serine/threonine-protein phosphatase PP1-alpha catalytic subunit: MSDSEKLNLDSIIGRLLEVQGSRPGKNVQLTENEIRGLCLKSREIFLSQPILLELEAPLKICGDIHGQYYDLLRLFEYGGFPPESNYLFLGDYVDRGKQSLETICLLLAYKIKYPENFFLLRGNHECASINRIYGFYDECKRRYNIKLWKTFTDCFNCLPIAAIVDEKIFCCHGGLSPDLQSMEQIRRIMRPTDVPDQGLLCDLLWSDPDKDVQGWGENDRGVSFTFGAEVVAKFLHKHDLDLICRAHQVVEDGYEFFAKRQLVTLFSAPNYCGEFDNAGAMMSVDETLMCSFQILKPADKNKGKYGQFSGLNPGGRPITPPRNSAKAKK